The stretch of DNA ACGCCCGCACAGCAGTCGAGTCGTCCAGCACCGGCAGGACGTCGACGAACACCCGCGCGCTTCCGAACGCCCCGTGGAAGCCCCAGTCGGGGTGGTGCTCGAAGCCTCCGTACTCCGTGTCGAGGTAGCGCTGCACCCGGCGGGTCGTCATCTCGACGTGGTCTTCGGCGTCGCGCAGCCGCGCCGCCGGCGTCTGGGGGGCGGGCGGCACCGGCACCGCCTCGGTGAGGAGCGCGCGCAGGCGCGGCGCGTGGGCCGACGCGGCCCAGCCGACCGTCCACACCGACGACTGCACCTCGACCGGATCCATCGTCGTGCCGGCGAGGATGGTGTGCTCGACCATGATCTCCTCGCCGCGGTGGGCGAAGCGGCCGAGGACGATCTCGCCGTTCTCCGCGGCCAGCACCCGGGCGGCGGCCGCGGTGAGCGGCCCCGTCCGCACCGCCGGCGCCCATACGTGGACGTAGACGGCGTCGCCGCCCGTCGCCTCGACGTCGACCGTGACGACGCTGTCGCCGACGCCGGTCGTTCCCCGCCAGGCGTGCCCCTGCGGGTCGACGCCCGTGAACGTCCGCGCGAGCGCGTGGCGCACCGCCATAGCGTTGACCTGGATGTGGCCCTCCACGGCGGGGATCGTAGTAGGCGGGACGCCCGGTAGAGTGCGGCGATGCTCCGCCGCGCCGAATGGACGCCGCCGCTCGCCGACGTGGCCGACGCGTTCCGGCGCTCGCAGCGCGAGCTGACGCTGGTCGGCATCGTCGTGGTCTGGATCGCGCTCGGCGCGGGTCTCGACTCCTCGGCGGGCATCTGGCGCCAGCGCCTGGTGGGGCTGCTTACGTGGTCGCTCCTGCTCGCGATCCTGAGCCGCCGGCCGCGGACGGTGCGGGCGCAGGTGGCGGTCGTCATCGTGATCGCGACCTGCGTCGAGTACACCGCCTCGCCGCTGCTCGGGCTCTACACCTACCGGCTGCACAACGTGCCGACGTACGTGCCGCCGGGCCACGGCCTCGTCTACCTGGCGGCCCTGAACATCGGCCGTTCGGCGCTTGCCGAGCGGCTGCGGTTCCCGCTGCTCACGTTCGCGGTCGTCGTCGGCGGGGTTTGGGCGCTCTGGGGCGCCGTGCTCGCCCCGCGGCAGGACCTGCTCGGCGCCGTCATGTACCTGTTCCTGCTCCGGTTCATCCTGGTCGGCCGCCAGCCGCTGGTCTACGCCGGCTGCTTCCTCGTGTGCAGCTACCTCGAGCTCGTCGGCACGGGCGTCGGGGCGTGGAGGTGGGCGTTGCACGACCCCACCGGCGCGCTCGCGATCGGCAACCCGCCGAGCGGCATCCCCGGCGGCTACTGCTTCCTCGACGCGTACGGGCTGATGTTCGCGCCGCGCGTGCTGGAGCTGATCGACCGGCGCTCGTTCGCGTTCCCGCGCCTGCGCCCGCTGCCGGATGACGTCTAACCTCGACAGCCTGCTCGAGACGGCCGCCGAGGTCGAGCGGCTGCGCGACGCGCTGCGGCACTCCGAGGCCCTTTCCGCCGAGGCGGCTCACCTCGAGGACGTCCTCGGGGCGGCGCCGCGGCTGCAGGCGGCCGTCGGCGCGACCGCCGTGGCCGCCGAGCCGGTCGCCCGCGAGCTCGAGCGCGAGTGGGTCGAGCAGGGGCCGCTGCTCACGGTCTGGGAGCGCGCCGTCGACCTGGCCCAGCTGGCCGAGGCGGCCGGAGCAGACAGCACGCCGTACCAGGCCGACATCGATGCGGCCCGCCGCCAGGTCGAGGCGGCGCGGCTCGCGACTCGCGAGCAGCGCGACCGGCTGACGGCCGTGCGCGACCGCCTGGCCGACGCGCTCCTGTCGGCGCCGCTCGAGCTCGACCCGCCGCCGCCGGTGGCGGACGACGCCCGGCCCGAGGCGCTGCGCCGCGATGCGCTCGAGCTCATCCGGGTCGCCGACGAGGCCGGCAGCACGGCCGAGTGCGCCGCCTCGGAGGCCGCCGAGCGGCTGCAGAGCTTGAACGCCGAACTCGACACGGTGGGCCGCCCGGACGCGCTCACCGCCAGGATCGAGGAGCTCGAGCAGCGGCTGCCGCACGAGGTCGAGCTGGGTCCGGACGCGCCGCCGTCGGCGGCCATGCGCCTGCGCCGTGCCGGCCTGACCGTGCGGTGATCGCCGAGCGGGCGATCGTCTGCGGGCCGTGCCACCCGGCCCAGGGACTGGCCTGGGACGAGGCGCTCGTGCGGGCGCCGGTCGACCGGCCGACGCTGCTCGTCTGGCGGGCCGGCCCGGCTGTCGTCATCGGCCGGTTCCAGCGCGCCGACTGGGAGGTCGACGCAGCCGCGTGCGCGGGCCGCGGTGTCCGCGTCTGGCGCCGCTTCACCGGCGGCGGGGCCGTCTACCTCGACGCGGGCACGGTGTGCGCGGCGCTCGCGCTCCCCGCCGCCCATCCGGCCGCGAGCGCCTCGATCCCGGAGATGTACGCGCCGCTGCTCGACGGCATGGTGCGGGCCTGCGGGGCGCTGGGCGCCGACGCCTCGCGCGACGAGCGCACGGTGCGGATCGGCGGCCGCAAGGTGACGGGCATCGCCGCCCATCGCGGCCGCGACGTGACGCTCGTCCACGGCACGCTGCTCGTCTCCGCCGACCTGGACGCGCTGCGGGCGTGCCTGGCGGGCCCGGGCGACGGCCCGCTCGAGGGCCGGCCGCGGCCCGCGGCCAGCCGCCCGGACCGCGTCGCGCTCGTCGGTGGTGACGTCGAGGCGGCCGAGCGGGTCGTCGTCGAGGCGTTCTCGGCGCCCGGCGCGGAGCACACCGAGCTCACGGCGGACGAGTCCGAGGCCGCCGGGCGCCTGCTGCGCGAGCGCTACGCGGACCCGGCCTGGCACGCCGGACCGTGGGACGATGTGACGCCGGACGCGGTCCGCGCCGTGCTGGGTGCGTGATCGCGCCGGCCGGTTTGTGGGTATCGTCGGAACGGCAACCGCGACGGAGGAGCCGGACGATGGCGCTGCGATCGAAAGTCTTCACCTACGGGGCGGAGCTGACCTGGCAGGGCGGACATACCGCCGTCGTCGCCTCCGGCGACCGGCCGCCGCTGCCCGTCGCCCCGCCGCCGGAGTTCCCCGGGGGCGAGGACGACCGCTGGAGCCCCGAGCACATCTTCCTGGCCGCGCTCGAGTCGTGCACGATGCTCTCGTTCCTGGCCCACTGCGCCCACAACGACCTGGAGGTGCGCGAGTACTCGGCCCGCGCGACCGGGTCGATCGAGCGGCGCGACGAGGACCAGCGCTACGCCTTCACGCACGTCAAGGTGGTCGTGCACGCGCGCATGGCGCCGGGGCAGGCCGCGGCCGCCCGCGAGCTGACGGACAAGGCCGAGCGCGACTGCTTCATCACCGCCTCGACGAACGCCGACATCGAGAACGACTGGCGGATCCTGGAATGAGCGGGCCGCCCCGCCCGGCGGCGGCGGTGTCAACGCTGGCGGACACCCGCACGGCGGCCGAGGAGGTGTCCGAGCGGGTGCGCGACCAGCTGGCCGGCGCGCCGGCCGACGTCGCCTTCCTGTTCCTCTCCCCCGAGCACGCGCACGAGGCGGAGACCGCCGCTGCGGCAGTTGCCGACATCCTGCGGCCGGGGGCGCTCGCCGGCGCGACCGGCGAAGCCGTCATCGGCACGGGCCGAGAGCTCGAGGGCGTCCCGGCGATGAGCCTGCTGGCCACGAGCCTCCCGGGCGGCCGGGCGCGCGTGCACCACCTGAGCGTCCACGACACGGACGACGGGCCGGCCGTCGAGATGCCGGCCGAGCTGCTCCCGGGAGCGGGACAGCCCATGCTCCTGATCGCCGACCCCTACTCGTTCCCGGCCGATGCCTTCATCGAGGGCGTCGAGGGCCGGTTCGAGGGCGCCGTCGCGGTCGGCGGGCTGGCCTCCGGCGGCGGCGGGCCCGGCGAGCACGCGTTCATCTGCGGACGACGGGTGATGCGCCACGGCGCCGTCGCGGTCACCGTCGAGGGTGACGTTCGCCTGCGCGTGCTGGTGTCGCAGGGATGCGCTCCGGTCGGGCCGGAGATGGTCATCACGAGCGCCGACGGCAACGTCATCCACGAGCTGGCGGGCCGGCCGGCCTACGAGCGCCTGACCGACATCGTCGCCGGGCTCGACGATCACGGCCGCACCCTCGTCCAGCGCGGCCTGCTGGCCGGCCTCGTCATCGATGAGAACCGGGCCGAGTACGGGGCGGACGACTACCTGATGCGCGCCGTGATGGGCGGCGACGCCGACCAGGGCTCGCTGGTGGTCGGCGACACGGTGCGGGTGGGGCAGACGTTCCGCTTCCACGCCCGCGACGCCGACAGCGCCGAC from Gaiellales bacterium encodes:
- a CDS encoding FIST N-terminal domain-containing protein: MSGPPRPAAAVSTLADTRTAAEEVSERVRDQLAGAPADVAFLFLSPEHAHEAETAAAAVADILRPGALAGATGEAVIGTGRELEGVPAMSLLATSLPGGRARVHHLSVHDTDDGPAVEMPAELLPGAGQPMLLIADPYSFPADAFIEGVEGRFEGAVAVGGLASGGGGPGEHAFICGRRVMRHGAVAVTVEGDVRLRVLVSQGCAPVGPEMVITSADGNVIHELAGRPAYERLTDIVAGLDDHGRTLVQRGLLAGLVIDENRAEYGADDYLMRAVMGGDADQGSLVVGDTVRVGQTFRFHARDADSADADLRAALRHHAENGERPQAALLFACNGRGSNMYAEPDHDAGAVADELGPIPLAGMFCSGEIGPVGGHTFLHGFTATMALLTTRG
- a CDS encoding OsmC family protein; its protein translation is MALRSKVFTYGAELTWQGGHTAVVASGDRPPLPVAPPPEFPGGEDDRWSPEHIFLAALESCTMLSFLAHCAHNDLEVREYSARATGSIERRDEDQRYAFTHVKVVVHARMAPGQAAAARELTDKAERDCFITASTNADIENDWRILE
- a CDS encoding biotin/lipoate A/B protein ligase family protein encodes the protein MIAERAIVCGPCHPAQGLAWDEALVRAPVDRPTLLVWRAGPAVVIGRFQRADWEVDAAACAGRGVRVWRRFTGGGAVYLDAGTVCAALALPAAHPAASASIPEMYAPLLDGMVRACGALGADASRDERTVRIGGRKVTGIAAHRGRDVTLVHGTLLVSADLDALRACLAGPGDGPLEGRPRPAASRPDRVALVGGDVEAAERVVVEAFSAPGAEHTELTADESEAAGRLLRERYADPAWHAGPWDDVTPDAVRAVLGA